The following proteins are encoded in a genomic region of bacterium:
- the ispF gene encoding 2-C-methyl-D-erythritol 2,4-cyclodiphosphate synthase, with product MRTGIGYDVHRLAAGRDLILGGVKISHTKGLLGHSDADCLTHAICDALLGSLGAGDIGQHFPDNDGRFKDISSLKLLETVVKMVEAKGYQINNIDATIVAESPKLAPYIFQMRETVAPILKISLDQINIKATTTEGLGFIGHAEGIAAYAVASIVRKEEREGKIREVKK from the coding sequence ATGCGAACAGGCATAGGTTACGATGTTCATCGTCTGGCGGCAGGTAGAGATCTGATTCTTGGCGGCGTCAAAATTTCTCATACCAAGGGGCTTTTAGGTCATTCTGATGCGGATTGCCTCACGCATGCTATCTGTGATGCCCTATTGGGAAGCCTTGGGGCCGGAGATATCGGGCAGCATTTCCCGGATAACGATGGGCGCTTTAAAGATATTTCCAGCCTGAAGCTGCTGGAGACCGTGGTTAAGATGGTCGAAGCCAAGGGCTATCAGATCAACAATATTGATGCTACCATCGTAGCCGAGTCTCCCAAATTAGCCCCTTATATCTTCCAGATGCGAGAGACAGTCGCCCCTATCCTAAAAATATCTCTGGATCAAATAAATATTAAGGCCACTACCACTGAAGGACTAGGCTTTATCGGACATGCCGAGGGAATAGCGGCTTACGCCGTAGCAAGTATTGTCAGAAAAGAAGAGAGGGAAGGAAAGATACGAGAGGTAAAAAAATGA
- the radA gene encoding DNA repair protein RadA — protein sequence MPGNIKYRCQQCGYESAKWLGRCPGCEAWNSLAEEIATPPSFGLTHPSSLNPQLLSEVKLSQQRRHLIGIAEFDRVLGGGLVPGSLVLIGGDPGIGKSTLLIQAAAHFSRELSPILYVSGEESLSQIKLRADRLGVNSDRVYLLAETNLEFIINVVERLKPKVIIIDSIQTVYRPEMGSSPGSVAQVRECTSLLMRLAKSQEISAFLVGHVTKEGAIAGPRVLEHMVDTVLYFEGKDHLTHRILRTVKNRFGSVSEIGVFSMEEKGLMEILNPSASFLAQRPHEAPGSVVYASMEGTRPILVEIQALVSPTSFGLAKREAIGVDYNRVSLLLSVLEKRLGLHLGNYDCFVNVAGGIRVTEPGADLGIVAAIVSNHRNQPIDEVTVILGEVGLAGEVRAISQLDRRLLEIIKLGFSRCICPQYNLKNRKLASSIELIGVTTVEEALSKMGLW from the coding sequence TTGCCAGGCAACATCAAATACCGCTGCCAGCAGTGTGGTTATGAATCTGCCAAATGGTTGGGCAGATGTCCGGGTTGTGAGGCATGGAACAGCCTGGCAGAAGAGATAGCCACTCCTCCCTCCTTTGGCTTGACTCATCCCTCCAGCTTGAATCCTCAACTCCTGTCCGAAGTTAAGCTTAGCCAACAAAGACGTCACCTGATTGGGATCGCCGAATTTGACCGGGTTTTGGGAGGCGGTCTTGTTCCCGGGTCCCTGGTCTTAATCGGGGGAGATCCGGGTATTGGGAAGTCAACCCTCCTTATTCAGGCCGCCGCCCACTTCAGTCGTGAACTTAGTCCCATCCTCTATGTTTCAGGAGAAGAATCCCTATCTCAAATCAAACTCAGAGCCGATCGATTGGGGGTTAATTCTGATCGGGTGTATCTTTTAGCTGAAACCAATTTAGAATTTATTATAAACGTGGTGGAACGGCTCAAACCAAAGGTCATTATCATTGATTCTATTCAAACCGTATACCGGCCGGAGATGGGGAGCAGTCCTGGAAGTGTGGCTCAAGTCAGAGAATGCACCAGCCTACTGATGCGTTTAGCCAAGTCTCAGGAAATATCGGCTTTTTTAGTCGGCCATGTAACCAAAGAAGGGGCTATTGCCGGCCCCAGGGTTCTGGAGCACATGGTCGATACGGTTCTCTATTTCGAAGGAAAAGACCACCTTACTCATCGTATCCTGCGCACGGTGAAAAACCGGTTTGGCTCAGTTAGTGAGATCGGGGTTTTTAGTATGGAGGAGAAGGGATTAATGGAGATCCTTAATCCTTCGGCCTCTTTTTTGGCCCAACGTCCTCATGAAGCCCCTGGTTCAGTAGTTTATGCCTCAATGGAAGGCACTCGGCCTATTTTGGTTGAAATTCAGGCCCTTGTTTCTCCCACATCTTTTGGTTTAGCCAAACGGGAGGCCATAGGCGTAGATTACAACCGGGTCTCATTACTTCTATCCGTGCTGGAGAAGCGACTCGGATTACATTTAGGAAATTACGATTGCTTTGTTAATGTGGCCGGCGGGATAAGAGTAACCGAACCGGGCGCCGATCTGGGCATAGTAGCCGCTATTGTCTCAAATCATAGGAATCAACCGATTGACGAGGTAACGGTTATTTTGGGAGAGGTGGGGTTGGCCGGTGAAGTCAGGGCTATCAGTCAGTTGGATCGAAGGTTGCTGGAAATAATCAAGTTGGGATTTAGTCGCTGTATATGCCCCCAATATAACCTAAAAAATAGAAAGCTTGCCTCCTCGATTGAATTAATCGGAGTCACGACGGTAGAAGAGGCCCTGAGCAAAATGGGGCTGTGGTAA
- a CDS encoding CarD family transcriptional regulator, whose protein sequence is MFNVGDRVVYPLHGAGLIEAIDEKEILGEWQKYYVLRLLIGDMKVMVPVKSADQVRLRGVIKPNEVTKVLEILESDYNEAEEKEIDWKVRYNNNLEKIKSGSIYRVAEVAKSLSYRNQEKGLSAGERKLLDSACQLIISELSCVQELPPEKINATIVKILEASKE, encoded by the coding sequence ATGTTTAATGTTGGTGACCGAGTGGTTTATCCCTTACATGGGGCCGGCCTTATTGAAGCCATTGATGAAAAAGAGATTCTGGGGGAGTGGCAAAAATATTATGTCTTAAGACTTCTGATAGGCGATATGAAGGTTATGGTCCCGGTGAAATCAGCCGATCAAGTCAGGCTTAGGGGAGTTATTAAGCCGAATGAAGTAACGAAGGTGCTGGAGATCCTCGAGTCGGATTACAACGAAGCAGAAGAGAAAGAGATAGACTGGAAGGTTCGGTATAATAATAACTTGGAGAAGATTAAATCCGGCTCTATCTACCGAGTAGCGGAAGTAGCGAAAAGTCTTTCCTATCGAAACCAGGAAAAAGGACTCTCTGCGGGTGAAAGAAAACTTCTTGACAGCGCCTGTCAACTGATAATCAGCGAACTTTCCTGTGTTCAAGAACTTCCTCCGGAGAAGATAAATGCTACTATTGTCAAGATATTAGAAGCATCGAAGGAGTAA
- a CDS encoding TRAM domain-containing protein yields MNQAQLLKKNRQERGEKMLVLVVIRAVFIILAAGAGYFIGYSLGNQIVGLIVGLLAGGALIGAEIKLQKVPGKAIIVGATGLAVGFIIANLLVLALSDTLIKKFYLSLPLNLILGYLGMIIALKKGEDIAGILTWGSEWYSERGEKEKILDTSVIIDGRIADICETGFLEGTLIIPRFVLRELQRIADSSDTLKRNRGRRGLDVLNKIQKKVHVKVKIKETDYPDLRDVDAKLVRLGKESGGKILTNDYNLNKVAELEGASVLNINELAEALKPVVLPGEEMSVHIIKEGKEPGQGVAYLDDGTMVVVDNGQEHIGEKVTVSVTSVLQTTAGRMIFTKFQDEGR; encoded by the coding sequence ATGAACCAAGCCCAGTTACTTAAAAAGAACAGGCAGGAAAGGGGGGAAAAGATGTTGGTCCTGGTGGTTATTAGAGCTGTTTTTATTATCCTGGCGGCAGGCGCCGGTTACTTTATTGGGTATAGTTTAGGTAATCAAATTGTGGGTCTTATCGTGGGCTTACTGGCAGGAGGGGCATTAATCGGCGCCGAGATAAAACTTCAGAAGGTGCCGGGAAAGGCTATTATTGTTGGGGCGACCGGTCTGGCGGTAGGATTTATCATAGCTAATTTATTAGTGTTGGCTCTGTCCGATACCCTGATAAAAAAATTTTACCTTAGCCTGCCCCTGAACCTTATTTTGGGATATTTGGGGATGATAATCGCCCTAAAGAAGGGAGAAGATATAGCGGGTATCCTTACTTGGGGGTCGGAGTGGTATTCGGAAAGGGGGGAAAAGGAAAAGATTCTGGATACAAGCGTGATTATTGATGGGCGTATTGCTGATATATGTGAGACAGGTTTCCTGGAAGGGACGCTGATTATTCCCCGGTTTGTCCTCCGGGAATTGCAGCGTATCGCGGATTCTTCGGATACGCTAAAGAGGAATCGTGGACGGCGGGGGTTGGATGTATTAAATAAGATCCAGAAGAAGGTCCATGTAAAAGTCAAGATTAAGGAGACTGACTACCCCGATTTAAGAGATGTTGACGCCAAGCTTGTTAGACTGGGCAAGGAGAGCGGGGGCAAAATATTGACTAATGATTATAATTTGAATAAGGTGGCTGAGTTGGAGGGAGCAAGTGTTCTGAATATAAATGAACTGGCTGAGGCATTAAAGCCTGTAGTTTTGCCTGGTGAAGAGATGTCTGTCCATATTATCAAGGAAGGTAAGGAGCCTGGTCAAGGGGTAGCTTATCTGGATGATGGGACGATGGTGGTGGTGGATAATGGGCAAGAGCATATTGGGGAGAAAGTAACCGTCTCTGTAACCAGTGTCTTACAAACCACGGCCGGTCGGATGATCTTTACCAAATTTCAGGATGAAGGCCGGTGA
- the gltX gene encoding glutamate--tRNA ligase, translated as MTTTHHQTTIRLRFAPSPSGYLHVGGARTALFNWLLARKEGGVFILRIEDTDQARSSESSIEVILDSLRWLGLDWDEGPDVGGEFGPYRQLERKQIYLDYAAALQDKGHAYCCYCTAEELEARRVQALEERRLPGYDGRCRSLSSAEAEALRAEGRSPVIRFKVPEERDRIVVDDKIRGRVEFDRDQIRDFVIVRSNGLAAYNFAATVDDALMKITHVIRGDDHLSNTPRQILLYEALGFELPVFAHIPMILGEDGQRLSKRHGATSVGQYRQLGYLPEAVVNYLALRGWSPEEAATTGEEIYSLEELVERFSLERVTKNPAIFDTAKLNWMNGVYLQQIDLERVTDLVIPYLRQAGFAPEDYEGEKLREMVDLVRGRLNCLSEIAGEVDCFFNSTVQIAAEAVEVLKAESSPRVLNAFREKLMTLPELDLESVKEAIKAVGQELGMKGQSLFMPIRVALSGQLHGPELVRLISVLGRDRCLARIKAALLR; from the coding sequence ATGACCACTACCCACCACCAGACGACCATTCGTCTTCGGTTTGCCCCCAGTCCCAGCGGGTATCTTCACGTTGGGGGAGCCAGGACGGCTCTTTTCAACTGGCTTCTGGCTCGAAAAGAAGGTGGTGTCTTTATCCTGAGGATAGAGGACACGGATCAGGCTCGATCGAGCGAATCGTCCATTGAGGTCATTCTTGACTCCTTGAGATGGCTGGGACTTGACTGGGATGAAGGGCCTGATGTCGGAGGTGAGTTTGGGCCTTATCGTCAGTTAGAACGAAAGCAGATATACCTTGACTATGCGGCCGCTTTACAGGATAAGGGACATGCCTATTGCTGCTATTGCACGGCTGAGGAATTAGAGGCCCGGCGAGTGCAAGCGCTTGAGGAAAGAAGACTCCCAGGCTATGACGGTCGCTGCCGGAGCTTAAGCTCGGCGGAGGCAGAAGCCTTGCGCGCCGAGGGTCGTTCCCCGGTTATCCGCTTTAAGGTCCCTGAAGAGAGGGACAGGATTGTAGTAGACGATAAGATCCGGGGGCGGGTGGAATTTGATCGAGATCAGATCAGGGACTTTGTTATTGTCCGTTCCAATGGCCTGGCGGCCTATAACTTCGCCGCTACAGTTGATGATGCCTTGATGAAGATCACCCACGTTATTCGAGGGGATGATCATCTGTCTAATACCCCCCGTCAAATCCTGCTGTATGAAGCCCTTGGGTTTGAGTTGCCTGTTTTTGCCCACATCCCGATGATCCTGGGAGAAGATGGACAGCGATTGAGCAAGCGGCATGGGGCAACTTCGGTCGGCCAATACCGCCAACTGGGTTATCTGCCTGAAGCCGTGGTTAATTATCTGGCTCTGAGGGGCTGGTCCCCTGAGGAGGCAGCCACCACCGGAGAAGAGATATATTCCTTAGAAGAGCTGGTGGAGAGATTCTCTTTGGAGAGGGTCACTAAAAATCCGGCCATCTTTGACACGGCCAAGTTGAATTGGATGAATGGGGTGTATCTCCAGCAGATTGACCTGGAACGAGTGACTGATCTGGTCATTCCCTATTTAAGGCAAGCAGGATTTGCACCGGAAGATTATGAAGGGGAAAAATTGAGGGAGATGGTGGACCTGGTTCGGGGGAGATTAAATTGTTTATCAGAGATTGCCGGCGAAGTTGACTGTTTCTTCAATTCTACCGTTCAGATAGCCGCGGAAGCAGTCGAGGTATTAAAGGCGGAATCATCTCCCCGGGTATTAAATGCCTTTAGAGAAAAATTAATGACCTTGCCTGAGCTTGATCTTGAATCAGTTAAGGAGGCAATTAAAGCTGTGGGACAAGAGCTTGGGATGAAAGGCCAGTCTCTTTTTATGCCTATTCGGGTAGCCTTATCCGGCCAATTACACGGCCCGGAATTGGTTCGCCTTATTTCTGTATTGGGAAGAGACCGGTGTTTAGCCCGGATTAAGGCGGCTCTGCTCAGGTGA
- the ispD gene encoding 2-C-methyl-D-erythritol 4-phosphate cytidylyltransferase — translation MKIAAIVVAAGSGQRMGRPKQYLDLGGHPLLYYPLKVLQQSPLIDSIVLVVPQGEIDRVLEKIVRFYRFSKVLRIVKGGRERQDSVYNGLSNVPPETELVLVHDGARPFLTLKLIEEVIMAAARDGAAILGVPVTDTIKLGSYCPPSTVHRPPSPVTGGTRNPAWVKKTLPRSRLWAVQTPQAFKREILERAFKQAYAEGFYGTDEASLLERIGVPVRLVPGSNENMKITTPNDLALAEIILKGNRSATDAHR, via the coding sequence GTGAAGATAGCGGCTATAGTGGTGGCGGCCGGATCAGGCCAGCGAATGGGCCGTCCGAAGCAATACCTCGATCTGGGCGGGCATCCCCTCTTATACTATCCCCTCAAAGTTCTCCAACAATCTCCGCTGATAGATTCCATCGTATTAGTAGTGCCCCAGGGTGAAATAGACAGGGTTTTGGAGAAGATTGTCAGGTTTTACCGGTTCTCAAAGGTCCTCCGGATAGTCAAGGGAGGAAGGGAGCGGCAGGATTCTGTCTATAATGGCTTATCTAATGTCCCCCCTGAAACAGAATTAGTGCTGGTTCACGATGGAGCGCGCCCTTTCCTTACCCTTAAGTTAATAGAAGAAGTTATCATGGCGGCGGCTCGTGATGGAGCGGCTATCTTAGGGGTGCCGGTGACGGATACGATTAAATTAGGGAGTTATTGCCCACCTTCCACCGTCCATCGTCCACCGTCGCCTGTTACCGGGGGAACGCGAAACCCGGCCTGGGTAAAGAAGACCCTTCCCAGGTCAAGGCTCTGGGCTGTTCAGACACCTCAGGCTTTTAAGCGTGAGATCCTGGAAAGGGCCTTTAAGCAGGCTTATGCTGAGGGGTTTTATGGAACCGATGAGGCCTCGTTGCTGGAGCGTATCGGTGTGCCTGTCCGATTGGTCCCAGGATCTAATGAAAATATGAAGATTACCACGCCTAATGATCTGGCCTTAGCGGAGATTATCTTAAAGGGTAACCGTTCAGCCACAGATGCACACAGATGA